TTTTTCCCCCCTGGTCNNNNNNNNNNATGCTTTTTTGCAAGCACATCAATTTCTTCTTTTGTCTTGTTTATCAATGGTCTTTCAATAGAAATGGGTTTTTTAGAGACACCAGCCTTTGTTCCTAATGATGCTGTTTTAAAGAAGCTTTCTAAAAAATCATCCCTGCAATCGGGATACCCAGAAAAATCCCTTGCATTCGCACCAATAAAGATAGAATCTCCTTTAATTTCCTCGGCATATGATATTGCTATGCTTAAAAATATGAGGTTTCTTGCACTAACATAGGTTGAGGGAATCTTTTCTCCTATTTTCTCTATTTCTGGGCTTGGAATTGGCTTTTTTTTGTCGGTTAAAGAAGAGGAAAGCCAGGGAAGCCTTATTTTTATAACCACAAGGCTTAACCCTAAAGATTCTGCTATTTTTCTTGCACAAATAAGCTCTTTTTTATGCCTCTGTCCATAATCAAAAGACAAGGGAAAACAAATATAGCCCTTGCTTTTTGCAAGATAAAGAATTGTTGAAGAATCAAGACCACCTGAGGTAAGAATAACAGCTTTTTTATTTTCCAATATTTTTGAATATTCCCATTACATAGCTTGAGCTGTAATGGGAGATTTTCTCTTTTGTCTCCTTTAATGCTAGCTCTGCTTCATTTATGGCAGATAGGGCAAGGGGAGAGGAATTTTCTTTTTCTGCCTTTTTGAGG
Above is a genomic segment from bacterium containing:
- the queC gene encoding 7-cyano-7-deazaguanine synthase QueC, whose product is MENKKAVILTSGGLDSSTILYLAKSKGYICFPLSFDYGQRHKKELICARKIAESLGLSLVVIKIRLPWLSSSLTDKKKPIPSPEIEKIGEKIPSTYVSARNLIFLSIAISYAEEIKGDSIFIGANARDFSGYPDCRDDFLESFFKTASLGTKAGVSKKPISIERPLINKTKEEIDVLAKKH